A region from the Anaerobacillus sp. CMMVII genome encodes:
- a CDS encoding CBS domain-containing protein: MSSPVKVISPATSIEEAAKMMLRYGHTGFPVLENGNLVGIISRRDIDKAKHHGLGHAPVKGYMSTDPTTIPSGLSIEEVQNLMIEKNVGRLPVIDNNQIVGIISRTNVIEALHGEKIKVGQVINKKSPIKISLLGRMKKLLPSQLLDLLRDIGEKADQLDYPAYMIGGIVRDLVIGRKNEDIDIVVKGDGISFAKLLATSIGGSVRVHEKFGTATWKHPSGLKIDITSARTEYYDYPAALPTVEMSSLREDLFRRDFTINAMALQINNNYFGKLIDFFHGYHDIKNKKIKILYNLSFVEDPTRILRAVRFEQRFGFKMDKQTIEIAHISVDKIASTSKPRIGHELSRLLMEEHPVESLVRLKELGVLNYLVGPNSCNEQTVTLLKKFKSFFDEVTLSTQIESCATKQNWICYLAILFYYKPKGLEEVRELALNNEQLQILNEITQLVSEDLNISTKFNLGDIHLLLRKYQTDAIICYSILKELPEELLVVIKAYLMTRVSLPRLINGTDLMALNIKAGPIYTEILLEIESSYLNKEILTKEDALQFVKDKYLTKKS, encoded by the coding sequence ATGTCAAGTCCTGTTAAAGTTATATCTCCTGCAACATCAATTGAAGAAGCTGCTAAAATGATGCTTCGTTATGGACATACTGGGTTTCCAGTACTGGAAAATGGGAATCTTGTAGGTATTATCTCAAGAAGAGATATCGATAAAGCAAAACACCACGGTCTCGGTCATGCTCCAGTAAAAGGATATATGAGTACAGACCCTACAACCATTCCTTCTGGACTCTCAATAGAAGAAGTACAAAATCTAATGATTGAAAAAAATGTTGGAAGACTTCCCGTCATTGATAACAATCAGATTGTTGGGATTATCTCTAGAACAAACGTTATCGAAGCGCTTCATGGTGAAAAAATTAAGGTTGGTCAAGTTATCAATAAAAAATCACCGATTAAAATTTCCTTATTAGGTAGGATGAAGAAGTTATTGCCATCTCAGCTACTAGATCTTTTAAGAGATATTGGGGAAAAGGCTGATCAATTAGATTATCCTGCATATATGATTGGTGGTATTGTCCGTGATTTAGTCATAGGTCGAAAAAATGAAGATATAGATATAGTCGTAAAAGGGGACGGTATTTCTTTTGCTAAATTATTAGCGACTTCCATAGGGGGCAGTGTTCGAGTTCATGAAAAATTTGGTACAGCTACCTGGAAACATCCCTCTGGGTTAAAGATCGACATTACATCTGCACGTACGGAATATTATGATTATCCAGCTGCTTTACCAACTGTAGAAATGTCAAGCTTACGAGAAGACCTTTTCCGTAGAGACTTTACAATCAATGCAATGGCTCTACAAATTAATAACAACTATTTTGGTAAATTAATTGATTTTTTTCATGGCTACCACGATATTAAAAATAAAAAAATTAAGATTTTGTATAATCTTAGTTTTGTTGAAGATCCGACTAGAATACTCCGTGCTGTTCGTTTTGAACAACGCTTTGGATTTAAAATGGACAAGCAAACAATTGAAATAGCTCATATATCCGTTGATAAAATTGCGTCCACTTCAAAGCCAAGAATTGGGCATGAATTGAGCAGATTACTAATGGAAGAGCATCCAGTAGAATCTCTTGTCCGCTTAAAGGAATTAGGGGTGCTTAACTACTTAGTTGGGCCTAACAGTTGTAATGAGCAAACAGTCACCTTATTAAAGAAGTTTAAATCCTTTTTTGATGAGGTCACACTCTCAACACAAATCGAAAGTTGCGCTACAAAGCAGAATTGGATTTGTTATTTAGCTATTTTATTTTATTACAAACCTAAAGGCCTTGAAGAGGTAAGAGAATTAGCTCTGAATAATGAACAATTGCAAATCCTAAATGAAATTACCCAATTAGTTTCTGAAGATCTGAACATTTCTACTAAATTCAATTTAGGTGATATTCATTTATTATTGAGGAAATACCAAACAGATGCTATCATCTGTTATTCCATCCTGAAAGAATTGCCAGAAGAATTGTTAGTAGTAATTAAAGCTTATCTAATGACGAGAGTTTCTTTACCAAGGCTTATTAATGGAACCGACTTAATGGCTTTGAATATCAAAGCTGGACCTATTTACACGGAAATCTTACTTGAAATTGAATCTTCTTATTTAAACAAGGAGATCTTAACAAAAGAAGATGCTTTGCAATTTGTTAAAGATAAGTATTTAACTAAGAAGAGCTAG
- a CDS encoding bifunctional oligoribonuclease/PAP phosphatase NrnA, with the protein MQVILSHINLDFDGFASMIAAKKLYPKAKLVLPTKQGKSVQRFLAIYRDSFNLYYPNQIAWNTVTEVILVDIASLQRIGEVSNYINKEEVEFIVYDHHQPNSSNVSSKVSLVEQVGATITLLVEKLQNKQIPISSFEATIFALGLYTDTGSFTYLNTTPRDLKVGSYLLECGANLQLVAKFSVSPLQEEEQQLLYSLIQQSEEHFFQGVDILVAYHQQKDYTGGLALLARKALEMTGTDALIFVVEMGKRTFIVGRSTSDRIDVLPIIQRLGGGGHQKAASAMIKDGNFQEILATVTKHIPELVKPSLTAKILCQVLLKLYLLQHQLKKLLK; encoded by the coding sequence TTGCAAGTAATCTTATCGCACATTAATTTAGACTTTGACGGATTTGCTTCTATGATCGCCGCAAAAAAACTTTATCCAAAAGCAAAACTAGTATTACCTACAAAACAAGGAAAATCGGTCCAACGTTTTTTAGCAATCTACAGAGATTCCTTTAATTTATATTATCCTAATCAAATTGCCTGGAACACTGTGACAGAAGTTATTTTGGTTGACATTGCTTCCTTACAAAGAATTGGAGAAGTCAGTAACTATATTAATAAGGAAGAAGTCGAGTTTATTGTCTACGACCATCATCAACCAAATAGTAGTAACGTTTCTTCAAAAGTAAGCCTCGTCGAACAGGTGGGCGCTACAATTACTTTGTTAGTTGAAAAGCTTCAAAATAAGCAAATACCAATTTCTTCATTTGAGGCTACTATTTTTGCACTCGGTCTTTATACTGACACTGGTTCCTTTACATACTTAAACACGACCCCAAGGGATTTAAAAGTAGGTAGCTACCTATTAGAATGTGGGGCTAACCTGCAACTTGTTGCCAAATTTTCAGTATCACCACTTCAGGAAGAGGAACAACAACTGCTTTATTCATTGATTCAACAGAGTGAAGAGCATTTTTTTCAAGGTGTTGATATTCTTGTCGCGTATCACCAGCAGAAAGATTACACAGGTGGCTTAGCACTTCTTGCTAGAAAGGCTTTAGAAATGACAGGAACAGATGCATTAATCTTTGTTGTAGAAATGGGGAAACGAACGTTTATAGTTGGACGTTCAACATCTGATCGCATTGATGTGTTACCAATTATCCAACGACTAGGTGGGGGAGGACACCAGAAGGCTGCCTCAGCAATGATTAAAGACGGAAACTTTCAAGAAATTTTAGCCACTGTAACAAAACATATTCCTGAATTAGTTAAGCCATCTTTAACTGCAAAGATATTATGTCAAGTCCTGTTAAAGTTATATCTCCTGCAACATCAATTGAAGAAGCTGCTAAAATGA
- a CDS encoding cupin domain-containing protein, which translates to MNVINYPSLYETPVSKRMLLEFEQGIVMNLQLKQGEKIPRHLAPCEAIIIVNEGEVYFRSGDKEEILKPGILGKFEVEDDHEFEAIENSSIVIVKVNGKPKQ; encoded by the coding sequence ATGAACGTTATTAATTACCCGAGCCTTTATGAAACACCTGTTTCAAAAAGAATGCTTCTCGAATTTGAACAGGGGATTGTCATGAACTTGCAATTGAAACAAGGAGAAAAAATTCCTCGTCACTTGGCTCCCTGCGAGGCAATTATTATCGTAAATGAGGGGGAAGTTTATTTCCGTAGCGGTGATAAAGAAGAAATACTAAAACCTGGTATTTTAGGGAAATTTGAAGTTGAAGATGATCACGAGTTTGAGGCCATTGAGAACTCAAGTATCGTCATCGTAAAAGTGAATGGAAAACCGAAGCAATAG
- a CDS encoding phosphatidylserine decarboxylase, whose translation MKKAIYQSFVELSGNRLNSYLLKSFTKSKASKFINKSFVKVYNINEAEMEKPLHQYGSLQELFVRNLKEDARIINKEPKSIVSPVDGIMANVGQITENCSFHVKNQDYSLVEMLGNKNRAEKYKEGTYIILYLSPSHYHRIHTPVSGTVVGKWALGNKSYPVNELGLQLGKRPLSKNYRIITEIRMENGKHYSLVKVGAMNVNSIHPTFKGDNVRKGEEIGYFSFGSTVVLLFEKGTIHLDDSLTVPMDVQVGLKIGTFN comes from the coding sequence TTGAAAAAAGCAATTTATCAATCTTTTGTAGAATTATCAGGAAATCGTTTGAACTCATATTTATTAAAATCGTTTACAAAATCTAAAGCGAGTAAATTTATCAATAAATCTTTTGTAAAAGTTTATAACATTAACGAGGCAGAAATGGAAAAGCCTTTGCATCAATACGGCAGTTTGCAGGAATTGTTCGTTAGAAATTTAAAGGAGGATGCAAGGATTATTAACAAGGAGCCAAAAAGTATTGTCAGCCCAGTAGACGGGATAATGGCTAACGTTGGCCAGATAACGGAAAATTGTTCCTTTCATGTTAAAAATCAAGACTATAGCTTAGTTGAGATGCTTGGAAATAAAAATCGGGCTGAAAAATATAAAGAAGGGACTTATATCATTTTATACTTAAGTCCGAGTCATTATCATCGAATTCATACTCCAGTTTCAGGAACTGTAGTTGGAAAGTGGGCATTAGGTAATAAATCATATCCAGTAAATGAGTTAGGTTTGCAGCTTGGAAAACGTCCTTTGTCCAAAAATTATCGCATAATTACTGAGATTCGTATGGAAAACGGGAAACACTATTCGTTAGTTAAGGTTGGAGCGATGAATGTTAATAGTATTCACCCAACGTTCAAAGGAGATAACGTGAGAAAAGGTGAAGAAATTGGATATTTTTCCTTTGGTTCAACAGTAGTACTATTATTTGAGAAAGGTACCATTCACTTAGATGATTCTTTAACGGTACCGATGGATGTACAAGTAGGTTTGAAAATCGGAACATTTAACTAA
- a CDS encoding sugar diacid recognition domain-containing protein, which yields MKLLSGLAQRIVNEVTHILAEEVIVVDHTGIIIAGSDHNRVGSFHEGALIAVKNKGKIVISKEDVNHLRGVKAGINLPIIFHNKAIGVIGITGEPSKVNQFGELIQRMTELIIQEAHSHEKLESKYRGLETYVYEWLHLQHIDEDFRERGEILGISMDIPRCCALLEIAQLENKMQENQMIEREAIEILREFFPGDSQDVLVQWGSGRFVLLKAITSTNLEDSVIAPLKIAQRTIKEVYGISLNIGIGTRVEVPEKLHCTYNHAKKALRVAKKSGSFINYDDLTLDVALAEITDETRKEVVDKVLGILLKEVELLETLEAYLESNLSIKETSKQLHIHINTLHYRLKRIYELTGYSLKETENLVMYYIALSFWKEVR from the coding sequence GTGAAGTTACTTTCAGGATTGGCACAAAGAATTGTTAATGAAGTAACACATATTTTAGCTGAAGAGGTCATTGTAGTGGATCATACCGGTATCATCATTGCTGGTAGTGATCATAATCGAGTAGGAAGTTTTCATGAAGGTGCCTTAATAGCTGTTAAAAATAAAGGTAAGATTGTTATTTCAAAAGAGGATGTTAATCATCTTAGAGGTGTAAAAGCAGGCATAAATTTACCGATAATTTTTCATAACAAAGCAATTGGTGTAATTGGGATTACTGGAGAGCCTAGTAAGGTTAATCAGTTTGGTGAACTTATCCAAAGAATGACGGAACTTATCATCCAAGAAGCGCATTCTCATGAGAAGCTAGAATCGAAATACAGAGGTCTTGAAACCTACGTTTATGAATGGCTACACTTGCAGCATATAGACGAAGATTTTAGAGAACGAGGAGAAATTTTAGGGATTTCTATGGATATTCCCCGGTGCTGTGCTCTACTTGAGATTGCTCAACTTGAAAATAAAATGCAAGAAAATCAAATGATCGAAAGGGAAGCCATTGAAATCTTAAGAGAGTTTTTTCCAGGGGATTCTCAAGATGTGCTTGTTCAATGGGGAAGCGGGCGTTTTGTCTTACTGAAAGCGATCACTAGTACAAATCTCGAAGATAGTGTGATTGCACCATTGAAAATCGCTCAACGTACGATAAAAGAAGTTTATGGGATATCTCTCAATATCGGGATCGGAACTAGGGTTGAAGTACCAGAAAAGCTTCATTGTACCTATAATCATGCAAAAAAGGCGTTACGAGTGGCCAAAAAAAGTGGCTCTTTTATTAATTATGACGATTTAACTCTGGATGTTGCTTTAGCAGAAATTACTGATGAAACTAGAAAAGAAGTGGTTGATAAGGTATTGGGTATTCTCTTAAAGGAAGTTGAACTATTAGAAACCTTGGAGGCTTATCTAGAGAGTAATCTTTCAATTAAAGAGACCTCAAAACAACTTCATATTCATATCAATACTCTCCATTATCGCTTAAAACGGATTTACGAATTGACAGGATATTCCTTAAAAGAAACAGAAAATTTGGTTATGTATTACATTGCTCTCTCTTTTTGGAAAGAGGTTAGATAA
- the glcD gene encoding glycolate oxidase subunit GlcD codes for MISQDAKKKLQAIVGEENYLDSKQSLVAYSYDATPNYQALPDAVIKPRNTQDVSEIVKVCNEYKIPIVPRGNATNLCAGTCPLEGGIVMIFTLMNQLLELDEENLTVTVQPGLITLDMINAVEAKGLFYPPDPSSMKISTIAGNINEGSGGLRGLKYGVTRDYVIALEVVLPNGNIIRTGGKLAKDVAGYDFTRLMVGSEGTLGVITEATLKLIPKPETKKTMLALYDSLEAAGRTVSKIIANKIIPTTLEFLDQPTIRVVEDFAKIGLPTDVGAVLLIEQDGPLEVVERDIKRMAEICQEENALSVQIAQTDEEGTALTTARRSALSALARLKPTTILEDATVPRSKIAEMVREIEIIAKRNNVQICTFGHAGDGNLHPTCMTDARDKDEMHRVEIAFEEIFEKAIQLGGTITGEHGVGVMKSPYLAWKLGEEGVEAMKTLKMAFDPNNIMNPGKMFAKESRKRVVVNR; via the coding sequence ATGATTAGTCAAGACGCAAAGAAAAAATTACAAGCGATCGTAGGGGAAGAAAATTACCTTGACTCAAAACAAAGTTTGGTTGCCTATTCTTATGATGCAACGCCTAATTACCAAGCACTTCCAGATGCTGTAATTAAACCTAGAAATACGCAGGATGTATCTGAAATCGTAAAAGTTTGTAATGAGTATAAAATTCCAATCGTACCACGTGGAAACGCAACGAACCTTTGTGCTGGGACATGCCCTCTAGAAGGTGGAATCGTAATGATTTTTACACTTATGAACCAACTTCTAGAACTTGATGAAGAAAACTTAACAGTTACAGTCCAACCGGGACTAATAACGTTAGATATGATTAATGCAGTTGAAGCAAAAGGTTTATTTTATCCACCAGATCCAAGCTCGATGAAAATTTCAACAATTGCTGGAAACATCAATGAGGGTTCAGGTGGCTTACGTGGCTTAAAATATGGTGTTACTCGTGATTACGTGATTGCCTTAGAGGTTGTATTACCGAATGGAAATATTATTCGTACCGGTGGAAAGCTTGCAAAAGATGTAGCAGGTTACGATTTTACTAGATTAATGGTTGGTTCTGAGGGGACGTTAGGTGTAATTACAGAAGCGACATTAAAACTAATTCCAAAGCCAGAAACAAAAAAAACAATGCTAGCGCTTTATGATAGTCTTGAGGCTGCTGGCCGTACCGTTTCGAAAATAATTGCAAATAAAATTATTCCTACAACACTAGAATTTTTAGATCAACCAACCATCCGCGTAGTAGAAGACTTTGCAAAAATCGGCTTACCAACCGACGTAGGTGCAGTTTTACTTATTGAACAAGATGGACCGCTAGAAGTAGTAGAAAGAGATATTAAGAGAATGGCGGAAATCTGTCAAGAAGAAAACGCCTTATCAGTACAAATTGCTCAAACTGACGAAGAAGGAACAGCTTTAACTACTGCTAGACGTTCGGCGCTATCAGCTTTAGCTAGACTGAAGCCAACTACAATATTAGAAGATGCAACAGTGCCTCGTTCTAAAATTGCTGAAATGGTTCGTGAAATTGAAATAATTGCAAAGCGAAATAATGTACAAATCTGTACTTTTGGACACGCTGGGGATGGAAACCTACACCCAACTTGTATGACTGACGCACGAGATAAAGACGAAATGCACCGTGTTGAAATTGCTTTTGAAGAAATCTTTGAAAAAGCTATTCAATTAGGTGGAACGATCACAGGCGAACATGGTGTTGGCGTTATGAAATCACCTTACCTAGCTTGGAAGCTAGGAGAAGAAGGTGTAGAAGCTATGAAAACTTTAAAAATGGCTTTCGACCCAAACAATATTATGAACCCTGGAAAAATGTTTGCAAAAGAATCGCGTAAACGGGTGGTGGTTAATCGATGA
- a CDS encoding (Fe-S)-binding protein gives MSNATEKRQQELAIDMKEGMDYDELINCMRCGFCLPACPTYRESGGNEAASPRGRIALMKAVVDGIMEPDEDFEKQLSQCLGCRACEPACPSGMKYGFLLEDARDIIQRKKKHSMPVKMLRNVVFNELFPKPNRMRMISSLLWFYQTTGIQKIAQATHLTKIAPGNLSQIERVLPKVPSPSKMNNRPTHVKAEGVVKKKVAFFSGCLMDTMFMDTNDSTLFILSKSNCEIVIPKKQNCCGALHAHSGEKDGAKQLAKENILAFEKVEADYIISNAGGCGALLVDYGHLLKDDPEWSERAKAFSAKIKDISEVLLEVGMPRMVLEPQVVTYQDSCHLRNVMGTFSAPRKLLQSIEGVTFTEMKDADRCCGSAGVYNIIEQEMSMQILDVKMEDAKATKARTLVTANPGCLLQMKLGIERAGLQKDVRGVHIVDLLAEAVRKAEGQS, from the coding sequence ATGAGCAATGCAACTGAAAAAAGACAACAAGAATTAGCCATCGATATGAAGGAAGGTATGGATTACGATGAGCTAATCAATTGTATGAGATGTGGCTTCTGTTTACCAGCCTGTCCAACGTACCGAGAGTCAGGCGGTAATGAAGCTGCTTCTCCGCGTGGAAGAATCGCTTTAATGAAAGCCGTTGTTGATGGAATTATGGAACCCGATGAGGATTTTGAAAAACAACTTAGTCAATGTTTAGGCTGCCGCGCATGTGAACCAGCTTGTCCTTCTGGAATGAAATACGGCTTTTTATTAGAAGATGCTCGTGATATTATCCAAAGAAAGAAAAAGCATAGTATGCCTGTTAAAATGCTTCGCAATGTTGTTTTCAACGAACTCTTCCCGAAACCAAATCGGATGAGGATGATTAGTAGCTTACTTTGGTTTTACCAAACAACTGGTATTCAAAAAATCGCTCAAGCTACACATTTAACGAAAATTGCACCAGGCAACTTATCACAAATAGAGCGCGTGTTACCAAAAGTTCCATCACCTAGTAAGATGAATAACCGCCCAACGCATGTTAAAGCAGAAGGCGTAGTTAAAAAGAAGGTTGCTTTTTTCTCAGGCTGTTTAATGGATACAATGTTTATGGACACAAATGACTCAACATTGTTTATCTTAAGCAAATCCAATTGTGAAATTGTTATTCCTAAAAAGCAAAACTGTTGTGGAGCTTTACATGCCCATAGTGGTGAAAAAGACGGCGCTAAACAATTAGCGAAAGAAAATATCCTTGCCTTTGAAAAAGTTGAAGCAGACTATATTATTTCTAATGCTGGTGGTTGTGGAGCACTTTTGGTTGATTATGGACACCTTTTAAAGGATGATCCAGAGTGGTCTGAACGTGCAAAGGCATTCTCTGCTAAAATTAAAGATATCTCGGAGGTATTGCTTGAAGTTGGTATGCCGAGAATGGTCTTAGAACCACAAGTAGTTACGTACCAAGATTCTTGTCATTTACGTAATGTAATGGGTACATTCAGTGCTCCACGTAAGTTACTTCAATCGATAGAGGGGGTAACATTTACTGAAATGAAGGATGCTGATCGTTGCTGTGGATCTGCAGGTGTCTATAACATTATTGAGCAAGAAATGTCGATGCAGATATTAGATGTAAAAATGGAAGATGCAAAGGCAACAAAAGCAAGGACCCTTGTCACAGCCAATCCAGGTTGCTTACTGCAAATGAAACTTGGAATTGAGCGTGCTGGCTTGCAAAAGGATGTACGAGGCGTTCACATCGTCGACCTTTTAGCAGAAGCAGTAAGGAAAGCAGAAGGACAGTCTTAA